CGGATTGGCCGAGCGAATTTCGGCGTCGCTCATCACGACGTATTTGCCCTTCTCGTACTCGAAGCCACGCACGATGTTGTCGCGCGTGACGTCCTTGCCCGTGTTCTTGTTGAATTGCTTATAGCCGATGGGGTCCATCGAGCGCTTGTCGAGCAGGTTAAAGCCGACCTTCTCCGACTGCGTCGCCGGGTAAAGCTGCACGGGGACGTGGACCAGCCCGAAGCTGATCGCGCCTTTCCAGATCATGTGTGGCATCGCGAATGACCTTTCCGAAAGCCGCGCTGACGGCGTGACGGGATGAACGCTTAACAACGCTAATCAACGATTAACACGCGCCGAGAGACGCATGGCCATTATCGTGTTGCAGAAAACGTGCCAGATGGGATAAGCGCGCGCCGGCTCGGCCGGGCGCTTTCCAGCACACGCAGCGCGGCCTCGAATGCCACGTGCGAAATGCTTGGCCTCGCCAGCCGAGACGCTACTTGCGGCTCGCGCTGATGGTGAGTTTGGTACCGTCGCTGAGCGTGACGTTCTTTTCGGTGCCGCCGGTGGGCATCGTGAAATGGACTAGCTGGCTGAAGAAGTTATCGGTAGGACATTGAAGCTTCTTGCCGCCCACGGTAACGGCGGTGGCCGGGCGCGGCGCGTGGCCCTGGAAACTCAACTGGACGTCAGCGTCCCCGCTATTCGCGACCACCGCCGCGAAACGGATCTTCACCTGACGCACCGTCGTGCCGCTTGCGTTGCGAATGGAGTCCACGTCCGGACATGCGTCCGGAACGTTCTGCGAACCGCCGGCGGGCTTGCTTTGCCATGTGAAGTCATCGGTTTGGCCTGAGCGGATCGTGCGCGTTTCCTGCGCGTTGCCCCAGTTCTTCGACGCCATCTTCACCGTATATTTGATCGGTCCGTCGTAGGCGACTTCCGACAGCACCTTGATGCTGGGTGTCGCATGAGCTGCCGGTTCAACCACGCAAGCCAGCAGCGCCAACACGGCGCT
This window of the Caballeronia sp. SBC1 genome carries:
- a CDS encoding DUF6013 family protein, with the translated sequence MIDRSGFIQVGGSSRARVIAASAVLALLACVVEPAAHATPSIKVLSEVAYDGPIKYTVKMASKNWGNAQETRTIRSGQTDDFTWQSKPAGGSQNVPDACPDVDSIRNASGTTVRQVKIRFAAVVANSGDADVQLSFQGHAPRPATAVTVGGKKLQCPTDNFFSQLVHFTMPTGGTEKNVTLSDGTKLTISASRK